The following proteins are co-located in the Desulfatirhabdium butyrativorans DSM 18734 genome:
- a CDS encoding acetate--CoA ligase family protein, giving the protein MKWFFDPKAIAVIGATPDPMKGGYSILFNLLQGYPGAIYPINPKYRKILDLPCYPTIVDAPDPIDLAIVFVPAALVPQVVRACAQKGIPGVIVESGGFSETGDTGKALQQQLLDIARETGIRIWGPNCMGLVDARRQYVFSFLTPSVWNFGLTPGSVSLIVQSGMLAGGFLIDIMSHGMMGISKALSIGNKADVNETELLAYLIDDPDTRVIGLYLESIVDGGRFMELCASSPKPIVLLKGGKSRGGARAALSHTASMAGDHATIRSALMQAGVIEVDDFRQLLDVSRALSMFPDLAPSRTIGKTAILTFSGGAGIVSADLLEASGLSLADLSDETRLRLQQVFPEWMPVSNPIDLWPAVERHGGQIAYETAMKAVAEDAGVDVVLLHLYSGGFALNFDMADAIDALYRNGKPVFVWLLGDRDNAQQTMEAIQGIGVPVYRELQRAAEAIRSVIRRGRWVQEVGHGRPADAGPVVRLPQHMANLLGHARGTLDEYLSKQILRECGVATVPEKAVQSVAEALEAASAFGFPVVLKGLIRDVLHKSEQGLVHVNLRNEADIREAFSVLSARIGNQDTIVLQKQIGGKCELIAGVVRDPQFGVCVMAGIGGTLAEAMDDKIFLVAPFDERQALYMLGQLRSRKLLDGFRGEAPLDREAFARALVRIGHLALAHPSIRELDINPFIVSEGQPIAVDANIVLCR; this is encoded by the coding sequence ATGAAATGGTTTTTCGATCCGAAGGCCATCGCCGTGATCGGTGCAACGCCTGATCCGATGAAAGGCGGTTATTCGATCCTGTTCAACCTGCTCCAGGGGTATCCGGGTGCGATCTATCCGATCAATCCCAAATACCGGAAGATTCTCGATCTGCCGTGCTACCCCACCATTGTCGATGCGCCCGATCCGATCGATCTGGCCATCGTCTTTGTTCCTGCCGCCCTCGTCCCTCAGGTGGTCAGGGCCTGCGCCCAAAAAGGCATTCCGGGCGTCATTGTCGAATCGGGCGGTTTTTCCGAAACCGGTGATACCGGGAAGGCGCTGCAGCAGCAACTTCTCGACATTGCACGGGAGACAGGCATCCGCATCTGGGGTCCCAATTGCATGGGGCTTGTCGATGCCCGTCGCCAATACGTCTTTTCATTTCTGACGCCCAGCGTATGGAATTTCGGGCTTACGCCGGGATCGGTTTCCCTCATCGTTCAAAGCGGCATGCTGGCGGGCGGCTTTCTGATCGATATCATGAGCCACGGGATGATGGGAATTTCCAAAGCGCTTTCCATCGGCAACAAGGCCGATGTCAACGAGACCGAGCTGCTTGCATACCTCATCGACGATCCCGATACCCGGGTTATCGGCCTTTACCTGGAGTCGATCGTGGATGGTGGGCGCTTCATGGAACTGTGTGCATCGAGCCCAAAACCCATTGTCCTGCTGAAGGGCGGCAAAAGCAGGGGAGGGGCCAGGGCTGCCTTGAGCCATACCGCCAGCATGGCCGGAGATCATGCCACGATCCGCAGTGCGCTGATGCAGGCAGGTGTTATCGAGGTGGACGATTTCCGGCAGCTTCTCGATGTGAGCCGGGCGCTTTCCATGTTCCCGGATCTTGCGCCATCCCGCACGATCGGCAAAACGGCGATTCTCACCTTCAGCGGCGGCGCCGGCATTGTATCCGCCGATCTTCTGGAAGCCAGCGGTTTGAGCCTGGCAGATCTTTCGGATGAAACGCGTCTCCGTTTGCAGCAGGTTTTTCCGGAATGGATGCCGGTTTCCAACCCGATCGATCTGTGGCCGGCTGTGGAGCGGCATGGCGGTCAGATTGCCTATGAAACAGCCATGAAGGCCGTGGCGGAAGACGCGGGGGTGGATGTCGTGCTGCTGCATCTGTATTCCGGCGGCTTTGCGCTGAATTTTGACATGGCAGATGCCATCGATGCCCTTTACCGGAACGGGAAACCGGTTTTCGTCTGGCTTCTGGGGGATCGGGACAATGCGCAGCAGACGATGGAGGCCATTCAGGGGATCGGCGTCCCGGTATATCGGGAGCTGCAGCGCGCCGCCGAGGCGATCCGATCCGTGATACGCAGGGGCAGATGGGTTCAGGAAGTCGGTCATGGACGACCGGCGGATGCCGGGCCTGTTGTTCGTTTGCCGCAGCATATGGCAAACCTGTTGGGTCATGCCAGGGGAACGCTCGATGAGTATCTCTCCAAGCAGATTTTGCGCGAATGCGGTGTTGCCACTGTTCCCGAGAAAGCCGTCCAGTCCGTGGCGGAAGCCCTGGAGGCGGCGAGTGCATTTGGTTTCCCCGTCGTTTTGAAGGGGCTGATTCGGGATGTTCTTCACAAGAGCGAACAGGGTCTTGTGCACGTCAATCTGCGGAATGAGGCGGATATTCGGGAGGCTTTTTCTGTCCTGAGCGCTCGGATCGGGAATCAGGATACCATCGTCTTACAGAAGCAGATCGGCGGGAAATGCGAGCTGATTGCGGGAGTCGTCCGGGATCCCCAGTTCGGGGTCTGTGTGATGGCGGGTATCGGTGGGACCCTGGCCGAAGCGATGGACGACAAAATCTTTCTGGTGGCGCCCTTCGACGAGAGGCAGGCCCTGTATATGCTGGGGCAGCTTCGCTCCCGGAAATTGCTCGATGGGTTCCGGGGCGAGGCGCCTCTGGATCGGGAGGCCTTCGCCCGGGCACTGGTGCGGATCGGCCATCTTGCGCTTGCCCATCCATCCATTCGGGAGTTGGATATCAATCCATTTATCGTCAGCGAAGGCCAGCCTATTGCCGTCGATGCCAACATCGTTCTTTGCCGATAG
- the dnaK gene encoding molecular chaperone DnaK produces the protein MGKIIGIDLGTTNSCVAIMEGGEAKVITNAEGGRTTPSIVAITESGERLVGQIAKRQAITNPENTVFAVKRLIGRKFRSPEVQRDIKVLPYKLEEAPNGDVRISLRGKTYSPAEISSFILSTIKKAAEDYLGETITDAVITVPAYFDDSQRQATKDAGKIAGLNVLRIINEPTAASLAYGLDKKKDEKIAVFDLGGGTFDVSILEIGEGVFEVKSTNGDTHLGGEDFDLRIIDFLSSEFRKDTGIDIRNDKMALQRLKEAAEKAKIELSTSMETDVNLPFITADQNGPKHLNMKITRAKLEALVADLLDKLEGPCRIALKDANLTANDINEVVLVGGMTRMPAVQDRVRKIFGKEPHKGVNPDEVVAIGAAIQGGVLGGDVKDVLLLDVTPLSLGIETLGGVMTKLIEKNTTIPTRKSQIFSTAADNQPAVSIHVLQGEREMAGDNKTLGRFDLVGIPPAPRGVPQIEVTFDIDANGIVNVSAKDLATNKEQSIQIKASSGLNKDEIERLIKDAERHAEEDRKKKELVEARNQADTLIYTTEKSIKDLGDKVDAGTKSQIEAAVASLKKAMESDNAQEIKRLSEELMTASHKLAETMYQKASAQQGPGGGGPQGGPSAGAGGPQGQAHGGGDDVVDADFEEVKK, from the coding sequence ATGGGAAAAATCATCGGTATTGATTTAGGCACAACCAATTCCTGCGTAGCCATCATGGAAGGTGGGGAAGCCAAAGTCATCACCAACGCCGAAGGCGGCAGAACAACCCCTTCCATCGTCGCCATTACAGAGAGCGGAGAAAGACTGGTCGGCCAGATCGCCAAACGCCAGGCCATCACCAATCCGGAAAACACGGTTTTTGCCGTAAAACGACTGATCGGCCGAAAATTCCGGTCTCCGGAAGTCCAGCGGGACATCAAGGTGCTCCCCTATAAACTGGAGGAAGCGCCCAACGGTGATGTACGCATCAGCCTGCGAGGCAAGACATACAGCCCGGCCGAAATTTCGTCGTTTATCCTGTCGACCATCAAGAAGGCGGCCGAGGACTATCTGGGAGAGACCATCACCGATGCGGTCATTACGGTGCCGGCCTACTTTGACGACAGCCAGAGACAGGCCACCAAAGATGCCGGAAAGATCGCTGGCCTGAATGTCCTTCGGATCATCAACGAACCAACGGCGGCATCGCTTGCGTACGGTCTCGACAAGAAGAAAGATGAAAAGATCGCCGTTTTCGATCTTGGGGGAGGCACCTTCGATGTATCGATCCTGGAAATCGGTGAAGGCGTCTTCGAAGTCAAATCCACCAATGGAGATACCCATTTGGGTGGAGAAGATTTCGATCTGCGGATCATCGATTTTCTTTCTTCCGAATTCCGTAAAGACACCGGAATCGATATCCGAAACGATAAAATGGCCCTGCAGCGGCTCAAAGAGGCTGCCGAGAAAGCCAAGATCGAGCTTTCCACCTCCATGGAAACCGACGTCAATCTGCCTTTTATCACAGCGGATCAGAATGGCCCCAAACACCTCAATATGAAAATTACCCGGGCAAAGCTGGAGGCGTTGGTAGCCGATCTTCTCGACAAGCTCGAAGGACCGTGCCGCATCGCGCTCAAAGACGCCAACCTGACGGCCAACGACATCAATGAGGTGGTACTGGTCGGTGGCATGACCCGGATGCCTGCCGTGCAGGATCGGGTCCGAAAGATCTTTGGTAAAGAACCCCATAAAGGCGTCAACCCGGATGAGGTTGTTGCCATCGGTGCGGCCATCCAGGGCGGAGTGCTTGGCGGAGATGTCAAGGATGTGCTCCTGCTCGATGTCACCCCGCTGTCTCTGGGCATCGAAACGCTGGGCGGCGTCATGACCAAACTGATCGAGAAAAACACGACCATCCCGACCCGGAAGAGCCAGATTTTTTCGACTGCGGCCGATAATCAACCTGCGGTTTCCATCCATGTCCTGCAGGGCGAGCGGGAAATGGCAGGGGACAACAAGACGCTGGGCCGCTTCGATCTTGTCGGTATTCCACCGGCTCCGCGCGGCGTACCACAGATCGAGGTCACTTTCGACATCGATGCCAACGGAATCGTGAACGTTTCTGCCAAGGACCTGGCGACCAACAAGGAACAATCCATCCAGATCAAGGCTTCGAGCGGTCTCAACAAGGATGAAATCGAGCGGCTCATCAAGGATGCCGAGCGCCATGCCGAGGAAGACCGAAAGAAGAAGGAACTGGTCGAAGCCAGAAATCAGGCCGACACCTTGATTTACACGACCGAAAAATCCATCAAGGATTTGGGAGACAAGGTCGACGCGGGAACCAAGAGCCAGATCGAAGCTGCAGTGGCCTCCCTGAAGAAGGCGATGGAAAGCGACAACGCCCAGGAGATCAAACGCCTGAGCGAAGAGTTGATGACGGCCTCTCACAAGCTTGCCGAAACCATGTACCAGAAAGCATCGGCTCAGCAAGGTCCTGGCGGCGGCGGTCCGCAGGGCGGGCCTTCAGCCGGCGCTGGTGGTCCTCAGGGACAGGCGCACGGCGGAGGCGACGATGTGGTGGATGCGGATTTTGAAGAAGTGAAGAAGTAA
- the grpE gene encoding nucleotide exchange factor GrpE — protein MANKEETLNPSAPSDPETETAPEGSAACVEPELLDPANGPDLEQRCQQAEEEAKRTFDRFLRLSAEFENYKKRTAREMEDYRKYAYEAILGELLGVVDNLERAIEAGKQSVGEDNDLLKGIELTLKEILRIFEKFSVTPVNALGKTFDPNYHQAVMQEPADHVPQNTVTKEFQKGYLLHDRLLRPAMVAVSNPTK, from the coding sequence ATGGCGAACAAAGAGGAAACACTCAACCCCAGCGCACCTTCCGATCCGGAAACGGAAACTGCACCGGAAGGTTCTGCTGCATGCGTCGAACCAGAATTGCTCGATCCGGCAAACGGCCCCGACCTGGAACAGCGGTGTCAACAAGCGGAAGAGGAAGCCAAACGAACCTTCGACCGATTTCTTCGGCTTTCGGCGGAATTCGAAAATTACAAGAAGCGTACCGCACGGGAGATGGAAGATTACCGCAAATACGCTTATGAAGCAATCCTCGGCGAACTGCTCGGGGTGGTTGACAATTTGGAAAGGGCGATCGAAGCCGGAAAACAGTCGGTTGGCGAAGACAACGATTTGCTCAAAGGCATTGAATTGACACTGAAGGAAATTCTGAGGATTTTTGAAAAGTTTTCCGTTACACCCGTCAACGCGCTCGGCAAAACGTTCGATCCGAATTACCACCAGGCCGTCATGCAAGAACCGGCAGATCATGTACCCCAGAACACGGTGACCAAGGAATTCCAAAAAGGATACCTGTTGCATGACCGCTTGCTCAGGCCTGCCATGGTAGCGGTGTCCAACCCGACGAAATAA
- a CDS encoding dynamin family protein, with the protein MNPFQEIKAQLFDLDRHLTDTLASMKSIAGLDGKNLEQFQKIAESIRLQFEDEIVRVAVVGAIKSGKSTFINALLGGDYLKRGAGVVTSFVTRIREGRQLHAAIEVKSWEEIHEEITQASVLLPNFHRENPDAPLDLRNAHDRNALQQALASLDSNLLIRDGSRDMNAVLLASYLKGYDRMAGVVGDEYTTLRFDAERFSDHRQYVADDALAVYLRDISLSIDAERLGSMIEIADCQGSDSPNPLHLAMIQDYLMMTHLIVYVVSSRTGLRRADIRFLSMIQKMGILDNILFVVNCDFNEHESLDAIHPLIEKIREEISLIRPNPDLFVFSSLYHLFRSIQAELTEKDAARLSQWEAERDFADFSDRELARFMEVFQGKIQSETYRLLLSNPLDRLQNVLSSISHWLGLHITLLGQDAASTEAVLGKINRHQMRMLQLKSTLRSTLDGHLSKLHQKLRVQVDGFFDPRATGPVKAMARCIEAYCFDMERFRPIVISAGFRQALYQAYQEFKQHLDAFVADNVTPEVVRFIRKAEKMMEESFEELAAPFEGLLQEALGEYRQSLQQIGIGVDVGSAQRISKLFDLGRVKTSSGIKLPQAEMAFRFSAKIQSEAVLRLGLYTFVTLVKRVLKKPFATKEEDGVQALRGAVDRMKKETMKSLLSHFRDYSENIKFQYMLKLADRTADALFDSLVERFQSYAADIQQISRFATTHQQDKVQSLNALESAQQSIGQLQRRLGELRQALDNS; encoded by the coding sequence ATGAATCCTTTTCAAGAAATCAAAGCGCAACTGTTCGATCTGGATCGGCATCTCACGGACACTCTCGCTTCCATGAAGTCCATTGCCGGACTGGACGGGAAAAACCTGGAGCAGTTTCAGAAAATTGCGGAAAGCATCCGGCTGCAGTTCGAAGATGAAATCGTTCGGGTTGCTGTCGTCGGCGCCATTAAGAGCGGCAAGAGTACATTCATCAACGCCCTGTTGGGAGGGGATTATCTCAAGCGCGGGGCGGGTGTCGTCACCTCTTTCGTGACCCGGATCCGAGAAGGGCGGCAGTTGCATGCCGCCATCGAAGTGAAATCCTGGGAGGAAATCCACGAAGAAATCACCCAGGCATCGGTTCTGTTGCCGAACTTCCACCGGGAGAATCCGGATGCGCCCCTGGACCTTCGAAACGCCCATGATCGCAACGCACTCCAGCAGGCGCTTGCCTCACTCGATTCGAACCTGTTGATCCGGGATGGATCGCGCGATATGAACGCCGTGCTTCTGGCCAGTTATCTAAAAGGATATGACCGGATGGCCGGAGTTGTCGGTGATGAATATACCACCCTGCGATTCGACGCGGAGCGTTTTTCCGATCATCGGCAATACGTGGCGGATGATGCCCTTGCGGTGTATCTGCGGGATATTTCCCTGAGCATCGATGCCGAACGTCTGGGCAGTATGATCGAGATTGCCGATTGCCAGGGGAGCGATTCGCCCAATCCCCTGCATTTGGCGATGATTCAGGACTACCTGATGATGACCCACTTGATCGTTTATGTGGTCAGCAGCCGAACCGGACTGCGACGGGCGGACATCCGCTTTCTCTCGATGATTCAGAAAATGGGTATTCTCGACAATATTCTGTTTGTGGTGAACTGTGATTTCAACGAGCATGAATCCCTGGATGCCATCCATCCGCTGATCGAAAAAATCCGCGAAGAAATCAGCCTGATTCGGCCAAATCCGGATTTGTTCGTGTTTTCCTCCCTGTACCATTTATTCCGCTCGATCCAGGCGGAGCTCACCGAAAAGGATGCTGCACGGTTGAGCCAATGGGAAGCGGAAAGGGATTTTGCGGACTTTTCAGATCGTGAACTGGCCCGATTCATGGAGGTATTCCAGGGGAAAATCCAATCGGAAACGTATCGCCTGCTGCTGAGCAACCCACTGGATCGTCTGCAGAATGTGCTCTCGTCCATATCCCACTGGCTTGGACTCCATATCACCCTTTTGGGTCAGGATGCCGCCAGCACCGAGGCGGTGCTCGGCAAGATCAATCGCCATCAGATGCGCATGCTGCAATTGAAATCGACGCTACGAAGCACGCTCGATGGGCATCTTTCGAAGCTGCATCAAAAACTGCGGGTTCAGGTCGATGGTTTCTTCGATCCGAGGGCCACCGGGCCTGTGAAAGCCATGGCCCGGTGCATCGAGGCCTACTGTTTCGACATGGAGCGTTTTCGTCCCATCGTGATCAGCGCCGGTTTTCGCCAGGCGCTTTATCAGGCCTATCAGGAGTTCAAACAACATCTTGACGCTTTCGTCGCGGATAACGTGACCCCGGAAGTGGTGCGCTTCATTCGAAAGGCCGAAAAGATGATGGAAGAATCCTTTGAAGAACTGGCCGCGCCTTTCGAGGGATTGCTCCAGGAGGCATTGGGCGAATACCGGCAATCGCTCCAGCAGATAGGCATCGGTGTCGATGTCGGCTCTGCGCAACGGATTTCGAAGCTCTTCGATCTGGGCAGGGTCAAGACATCGTCTGGGATCAAGCTTCCGCAGGCGGAAATGGCCTTCCGCTTTTCGGCGAAGATTCAATCGGAAGCGGTCCTGCGATTGGGATTGTATACGTTTGTCACGCTGGTCAAACGGGTGCTGAAAAAACCCTTTGCCACGAAGGAAGAGGATGGGGTGCAGGCATTGCGGGGGGCGGTGGATCGCATGAAAAAAGAAACGATGAAATCGCTTCTCAGCCATTTCCGGGATTACAGCGAGAATATCAAATTTCAGTATATGCTCAAACTGGCGGATCGAACGGCCGATGCCCTGTTCGACAGTCTCGTGGAAAGATTTCAATCCTATGCCGCCGACATTCAGCAGATCTCCCGCTTTGCGACAACCCATCAGCAGGACAAGGTCCAATCACTCAATGCGCTGGAGAGCGCGCAGCAGTCGATCGGGCAGTTGCAGCGCAGGCTGGGGGAATTGCGGCAGGCACTAGATAATTCCTAA
- a CDS encoding polysaccharide deacetylase family protein gives MKPVYKTIASPSVIYRGEVDAALEETSRILDKVLVPIGKPVAVYFRADDIAIADPETSLLLDLFSNLQVPLALALIPAWLTPSRWKMLRKWDDANPHLWCWHTHGWRHLNHEMTGKKSEFGPSRSDDEIRSDLIRGMERLRALLKDRFCPVFTPPWNRCTESTLDSLKALGYRAVSRFVGASPASAQGLIDLPAAVDLHTRKEASANAGWQALFHQIQDAFQTGRCGFMIHHQRMNASAFRYLAGLLALLSRHARIRLVSMQTLIDPAHSRPDG, from the coding sequence TTGAAACCCGTCTATAAAACCATTGCGAGCCCATCGGTCATTTACCGTGGCGAGGTCGACGCCGCCCTGGAGGAAACGTCCCGCATCCTCGACAAGGTTTTGGTGCCCATCGGCAAACCGGTAGCCGTGTATTTCCGGGCCGATGATATCGCCATTGCCGATCCCGAAACGAGCCTTCTTCTGGATTTGTTTTCCAATTTGCAGGTTCCCCTGGCGCTGGCGCTCATCCCGGCGTGGCTGACCCCTTCCCGATGGAAGATGCTCCGGAAATGGGACGACGCCAACCCTCATCTGTGGTGCTGGCATACCCATGGCTGGCGACATCTGAATCACGAGATGACAGGAAAAAAGAGCGAATTCGGGCCGTCGCGATCGGATGATGAGATACGCTCGGACCTGATTCGGGGGATGGAGAGGCTGCGCGCCCTGCTGAAGGATCGGTTCTGTCCCGTGTTCACCCCGCCATGGAACCGTTGCACCGAGTCGACTCTCGACAGTCTGAAAGCGCTGGGATACCGGGCTGTTTCCCGTTTTGTCGGCGCTTCCCCCGCCTCAGCGCAGGGCCTGATCGATCTTCCGGCAGCCGTCGATCTGCATACCCGGAAGGAGGCCAGCGCCAATGCTGGATGGCAGGCGCTGTTTCACCAGATCCAGGATGCGTTTCAAACCGGCCGATGCGGATTCATGATCCACCATCAACGGATGAATGCCAGCGCCTTTCGTTATCTGGCTGGACTCCTGGCGCTCCTGTCCCGTCACGCTCGCATCCGCCTCGTTTCCATGCAGACGCTGATTGACCCGGCGCATTCCCGGCCCGATGGATGA
- a CDS encoding ABC transporter ATP-binding protein → MTKQDRCYLLEIQHLAVSFENENGRFRVVDDIDLSLESGKILGLVGESGSGKSVTALAIMRLLPKPWARIDTGAIRFDGEDIVQLPVDAVRRLRGDRIAMIFQEPMTALNPVHRVGRQIAEVFVLHGIESDPERIRQRSRQMLSRVGIADPEQCLMSYPHQISGGMRQRVMIAMALCGNPELLIADEPTTALDVTVQAQLLELIRELQQEIGMSVMWITHDLGLVARLCDEVAVMYAGKIVEQAKVQMMFSNPLHPYTQGLLRSVPRLEGEPKSRMYSIEGTVPSFQAIPSGCRFHDRCPKAMPVCSSISPGQTSMEERKVWCHLYG, encoded by the coding sequence ATGACCAAGCAGGACCGGTGCTATCTTCTGGAAATCCAACACCTGGCCGTTTCCTTCGAAAACGAAAACGGACGATTTCGCGTGGTCGATGACATCGATCTTTCACTGGAATCGGGTAAAATTCTGGGCCTCGTCGGAGAGTCCGGCAGCGGCAAGAGCGTGACGGCGCTCGCCATCATGCGGCTCCTGCCAAAACCCTGGGCCCGGATCGATACGGGCGCCATCCGCTTCGACGGCGAGGATATTGTCCAGCTTCCGGTGGACGCCGTGCGCAGGTTGCGCGGCGATCGGATCGCCATGATCTTTCAGGAACCGATGACCGCCCTCAATCCGGTGCACCGGGTAGGGCGGCAGATTGCCGAGGTGTTTGTGCTCCACGGCATCGAATCGGATCCGGAACGGATTCGGCAGCGCAGCCGGCAAATGCTCTCGCGGGTCGGAATCGCCGATCCCGAGCAATGCCTCATGAGCTATCCGCACCAGATTTCCGGCGGGATGCGCCAGCGGGTGATGATTGCCATGGCCCTGTGCGGGAATCCCGAGTTGCTGATCGCCGATGAGCCGACCACAGCGCTGGATGTGACGGTTCAGGCGCAGCTTTTGGAGCTGATCCGGGAGCTCCAGCAGGAGATCGGCATGAGTGTGATGTGGATTACGCACGATCTTGGTCTGGTTGCCCGCTTGTGTGATGAAGTGGCGGTGATGTACGCCGGAAAAATCGTCGAGCAGGCGAAAGTTCAGATGATGTTTTCCAACCCGCTTCATCCCTATACCCAAGGACTGTTACGCTCTGTGCCGAGGCTTGAGGGTGAGCCAAAGTCCCGCATGTACAGCATCGAAGGGACGGTGCCTTCTTTTCAGGCGATTCCGTCGGGTTGCCGTTTTCACGACCGATGTCCGAAAGCCATGCCGGTTTGCAGCAGCATTTCTCCCGGACAGACGAGCATGGAGGAAAGAAAGGTATGGTGCCACCTGTATGGTTGA
- a CDS encoding bifunctional metallophosphatase/5'-nucleotidase yields the protein MVPPVWLMSLRGFVMRKGCRLAVLIGMSIVCCVAGGAFPVRAQDAKRSGAELHVLFTSDLHSHLLPQRVSGEQGQDAMIGGYARIAGLIRDIRDRQGTDTTLVVDAGDFSMGTVFHTLFSTESLELRLMGDMGYEVATLGNHEFDFHPDGLARALMVAAASGDHPPRIVASNVVFHTSDPRERSLREAFRQYPVPPYLVVEKAGFRIGIFGILGKDAQIDAPFARPVTFSDPVLAARETVQQLKERENVDVVICLSHSGISADSSHSEDERLAREVPGIDILISGHTHSVLAEPLRIGQTVIGAAGSYGRYLGTMTVSLAVRQRPGLIRYALLPVNGQSGDGDPLIASKIRSFEDLVNREFLSVYGLHFGQILADSPADFPSLASTYDHPGETGLGDLITDAFRHAVHRAEGTGSPFVHIAIQPLGNIRASLLRGPVRVEDVFQVLSLGLGPDGMPGYPLITVYLNGTEIKRLLEVETTVSGLKRDAHLQVSGVRFQYNPNRLPFDRVTQIAVEEPGGTWAAPVADRLYRIALNSYTAQMVGYVSQVSHGLLSMTPKHADGSPMQDWKEGIVWDRSAGSPREIKEWLALALYLQHFPDLDGKGVAEIPARYLQPEGRIRVAPSWNPWLLVAPAGPVTMAAICFLAAFIAIAAIVYGFFRRKARSRHQMIGGTDFRHFSAASQHQPASLSRHGNNGNIR from the coding sequence ATGGTGCCACCTGTATGGTTGATGTCGCTTCGGGGTTTTGTTATGCGTAAGGGATGCCGTTTGGCCGTTTTGATCGGTATGTCCATTGTTTGCTGTGTTGCTGGCGGTGCTTTTCCTGTCCGGGCCCAGGATGCGAAGCGATCGGGCGCCGAGCTTCACGTGCTGTTTACCAGCGATCTGCATTCCCATCTGCTTCCGCAGCGCGTTTCAGGCGAGCAGGGCCAGGATGCCATGATCGGCGGATATGCCCGGATTGCCGGCCTCATCCGGGATATCCGCGACCGGCAGGGAACCGATACAACCCTCGTGGTCGATGCGGGGGATTTCAGCATGGGGACCGTGTTTCATACGCTGTTCAGCACAGAAAGCCTCGAGCTTCGGCTGATGGGGGATATGGGTTACGAGGTGGCCACACTCGGAAACCACGAATTCGATTTTCATCCCGATGGACTGGCGCGTGCGCTGATGGTTGCCGCCGCTTCGGGCGATCATCCTCCCCGAATTGTCGCATCCAATGTGGTGTTCCATACGTCCGATCCCCGCGAAAGATCGCTCCGGGAAGCATTTCGGCAATATCCGGTGCCGCCGTATCTTGTCGTGGAAAAGGCGGGGTTCCGGATCGGCATTTTCGGGATTCTCGGAAAGGATGCCCAAATCGATGCGCCATTCGCGAGGCCGGTAACCTTCTCCGACCCGGTCCTCGCGGCCCGGGAAACCGTTCAACAGCTCAAGGAGCGTGAGAATGTCGATGTCGTTATCTGTCTCTCCCATTCGGGCATATCCGCCGACTCGAGCCATTCCGAAGATGAGCGGCTGGCCCGTGAGGTCCCCGGCATCGATATCCTCATCAGTGGTCACACCCACAGCGTACTTGCCGAACCGCTTCGCATCGGCCAGACGGTTATCGGAGCCGCCGGAAGTTATGGACGATACCTTGGAACCATGACGGTTTCGCTGGCGGTTCGGCAGCGGCCCGGGCTGATCCGCTATGCGCTGCTTCCTGTAAACGGGCAGTCAGGGGATGGCGATCCGCTCATCGCATCGAAAATCCGATCTTTCGAAGATCTGGTCAATCGGGAATTTCTCTCCGTTTACGGCCTGCATTTCGGTCAAATCCTTGCCGATAGCCCGGCGGATTTTCCCTCTCTTGCATCCACCTACGATCATCCGGGCGAGACCGGATTGGGCGATCTGATCACGGATGCGTTTCGTCATGCGGTGCATCGGGCGGAAGGAACGGGCTCGCCGTTTGTTCACATCGCCATCCAGCCGCTTGGCAACATCCGGGCCAGCCTGCTCCGGGGCCCGGTCCGGGTGGAAGATGTGTTTCAGGTGCTTTCTCTGGGGCTCGGGCCGGACGGCATGCCGGGTTATCCGCTGATCACCGTTTACCTGAACGGTACCGAAATCAAGCGGCTTCTCGAGGTGGAAACGACGGTTTCAGGCCTCAAACGGGATGCCCATCTGCAGGTTTCCGGGGTTCGCTTCCAGTATAATCCGAACCGCCTGCCATTCGATCGGGTGACGCAAATCGCCGTCGAGGAGCCCGGCGGAACCTGGGCGGCGCCGGTTGCCGATCGGCTCTACCGCATTGCCCTGAATTCCTATACCGCGCAGATGGTCGGCTATGTCAGCCAGGTCTCGCACGGTTTGCTGTCCATGACGCCGAAGCATGCCGACGGCAGCCCGATGCAGGACTGGAAGGAAGGCATCGTCTGGGATCGCTCGGCCGGCAGCCCCCGTGAGATCAAGGAATGGCTTGCTTTGGCCCTGTATCTGCAGCATTTTCCGGATCTCGACGGGAAAGGCGTTGCCGAAATTCCCGCGCGCTATCTCCAGCCGGAAGGCAGGATTCGTGTGGCGCCGTCCTGGAACCCCTGGCTGCTTGTGGCGCCTGCCGGACCGGTGACGATGGCAGCCATCTGCTTTTTGGCGGCGTTCATTGCGATTGCGGCCATTGTTTATGGCTTCTTTCGCCGGAAGGCCCGATCACGCCATCAGATGATTGGCGGAACGGACTTCAGACACTTTTCCGCTGCATCGCAGCACCAACCTGCATCCTTGTCCAGACATGGAAACAACGGAAATATACGGTAA